The genomic stretch ATCAGTTGCTTGTTTCCTCACAGCGTGGAGTGTATCAAGACACCCCCACGCCACCCCACGCCACCGCACGCCGCTCAGGGtgggagagagagaaagatGCGGAGAGACAGAAAATAAGGGTTTTCCGAATGTCCGGAGCGGGTCCCGGAGATGGTGGAAGCACACACAGTATCCCCGTCGGAGATAAAACCCCcaacccccccccccccacacACACGTGACTTCGGAGCCCCGGCAACCGCGGTATTTTCGCCCGGCAGCAGGGGCCGCGGTGAGTTACGGGCCGTGCGCGTAAAAGATAAGGCGATCACGCCACTACGCCCACTAAGTCGCACGAACTCTGGGCGCGGGCTCTTACCCTGCCGCCcggagaagaaaaaaagaaacaagaaacagagcCCCACGGCGTTTCTCTGTCTCTGCCCCTTTTCTGATTATCAAAATACCACAGTGCAGAAGTCTTTGTCCCGGGCAacgtttttgttttattttctcTTTAAGGCCCTTCAACCCCCCCTTTAGACACTTCCAACAGTCATCCTCAACACTCAACTGCGTTCAATTTGACGAGTCGCAAGCTTCAACTTCATTTTCTAGTAGAAGAATATACATTTGAACTCGTTTGCCATCGTGGCAttcttttgaattttcGTTCTTCCGTTTCTTTTCGTTTCTTTCGTTTCTTGTAAACAAGAAGAGCTCAACagaaaaacaagaaacaaaataaaacaaaaggTACAAGAGATAACAACTACCGCGTAAGAAAATTAAGAACATGGCTCATTCAACACCTAGTAGCAGTAGTCTAAAGACTAATATCAACGGTATAATGAACAGTTTCCCAATAAATAAAGATATGGACCCCACGTTAATGGGTAACACTAACACAAGCAACGTGCCTCTattccaacaacaacaacaacaggcACAGCCACAGCAGTACGCCAACAGTCCAGTGATAATGCCAAACACACTCCCCATTCTTCTAGACGAGAGTAAGAACCTGAAGCGGTTTAATGTGAACGCGTCTAGGAGTAACTCAAGTTCAAGCACTGCATCCAGCGTCATGAGTAACGGTAACAGTGTCATGATGAATTCAAGTAGTTTCAATACAAATGATTTGGCGGGGGATATGAACCTCTACGATATAAAACAGAAGTGTGAGTTGGGGAAGTTGTTTGAAGACGATGTCTTCTACTGTCCAAGGTCACTTCTCTCCAAGGAGGAACTTCAAACGTGCGAAATGTTGGATAAGTTCTTAGTACATAAAATGATGATGGATTCACAACCTCTTTTACAACAACAGGACCCGTACTTAAATCAACGACAACATTTGACAAATAGCGTGCCAAAGTTTAACCCGTACACATCGAAAAGCTTCAACCCATCTCCATGATATACAGACGGTGAACAAACATTCTTCATTCGGAACTCCCTGCACTACATTCTTTAACGACCCCCCCCACATGCTGatcattatttttattttacaTATTTAGTATTATTACTATCACTATTTCATTCTATGATGCAAGTTCTGTTTTAAATAGAGAATAGAGGCTGGGACCCAGGCTATATAGTTATAGATACTAGTGTTCCTGTGAGATTCAGGGGACCGTCTCAATATGCAGAATGTTGTGGGGGGAAGAATAAGATCACTTCCCATCACTGTTGAAGTTTAAAGTAGTGGCAGATGTAACCTCAGTGTTCATATCACCATCACTGCCCCTCATTATCccctcgtcgtcgatgtCACTCGAGTGACCACCCACAAACGACGAGAACAAATCATCGTCATCAGCAGTCAACCCACTAGACGCATCCACTGGCTTCCCCGGGTCCTCATCCCGGATGCCCTTGTGGTAACCGTACAGGATACCAGGGGAGG from Huiozyma naganishii CBS 8797 chromosome 6, complete genome encodes the following:
- the KNAG0F01720 gene encoding uncharacterized protein (similar to Saccharomyces cerevisiae YMR181C and YPL229W; ancestral locus Anc_6.255), which translates into the protein MNSFPINKDMDPTLMGNTNTSNVPLFQQQQQQAQPQQYANSPVIMPNTLPILLDESKNLKRFNVNASRSNSSSSTASSVMSNGNSVMMNSSSFNTNDLAGDMNLYDIKQKCELGKLFEDDVFYCPRSLLSKEELQTCEMLDKFLVHKMMMDSQPLLQQQDPYLNQRQHLTNSVPKFNPYTSKSFNPSP